The Pantoea sp. At-9b genome includes a window with the following:
- a CDS encoding PTS mannitol transporter subunit IICBA, translating into MSSSVKVKVQSFGRFLSNMVMPNIGAFIAWGIITALFIPTGWIPNATLAKLVGPMITYLLPLLIGFTGGRLVGGDRGGVVGAITTMGVIVGADMPMFLGSMIAGPLGGWAIKRFDRAVDGKIKSGFEMLVNNFSAGIIGMLLALLAFIGIGPLVEGLSHILAAGVNLMVQNNLLPLTSIFVEPAKILFLNNAINHGIFSPLGIQQASEVGKSIFFLIEANPGPGMGVLVAYMIFGRGSAKQSAGGAAIIHFLGGIHEIYFPYVLMAPRLLLAVILGGMTGVFTLTVLHGGLVSPASPGSILAVLAMTPKGAYFANVTAIIAAFAVSFVISSILLKTSKVKEEDDIEAATKRMQDMKAQSKGQSVAGAPVAGDAMSVDLNHVRKIIVACDAGMGSSAMGAGVLRKKVQDAGLSNISVTNSAINALPGDVDLVITHRDLTERAMRQAPQAQHISLNNFLDSALYTNLTERLVAANRSEAHRETVQTTLADSFDAGNAHLFKLGANNVFLGLSASSKEQAIRFAGEQLVKGGYVQPEYVDAMLEREKLTPTYLGESIAVPHGTVEAKDRVLKTGVVFCQYPAGVQFGEESDEVARLVIGIAARNNEHIQVITSLTNALDDESVIEKLANTTNVQDVLDLLSGSKTTA; encoded by the coding sequence ATGTCCTCATCAGTGAAGGTCAAAGTTCAGAGCTTTGGTCGCTTTCTGAGTAATATGGTGATGCCTAACATCGGTGCGTTTATCGCCTGGGGTATCATCACTGCACTGTTCATTCCAACCGGATGGATTCCTAACGCGACGCTGGCGAAACTCGTTGGCCCGATGATTACCTACCTGCTGCCGCTGTTGATCGGCTTCACCGGTGGTCGTCTGGTGGGTGGCGATCGCGGTGGCGTGGTTGGCGCAATCACCACCATGGGTGTGATTGTCGGTGCGGATATGCCGATGTTCCTCGGCTCCATGATTGCGGGTCCGCTGGGCGGCTGGGCGATCAAACGCTTTGACCGCGCCGTTGATGGCAAGATCAAAAGCGGCTTCGAGATGCTGGTTAACAACTTCTCAGCCGGTATCATCGGTATGCTGCTGGCGCTGCTGGCGTTTATCGGTATCGGTCCGTTGGTGGAAGGCCTGTCCCACATTCTCGCCGCTGGCGTGAACCTGATGGTGCAGAACAACCTGCTGCCGCTGACCTCAATCTTTGTTGAACCGGCGAAAATCCTGTTCCTCAATAACGCCATCAACCACGGTATCTTCTCTCCGCTGGGTATCCAGCAGGCAAGCGAAGTGGGCAAATCGATCTTCTTCCTGATCGAAGCTAACCCAGGCCCGGGTATGGGCGTACTGGTCGCGTATATGATTTTTGGTCGCGGTAGCGCCAAACAATCCGCTGGTGGTGCCGCTATCATCCACTTCCTTGGTGGTATCCACGAAATTTACTTCCCTTACGTGCTGATGGCTCCGCGCTTGCTGCTGGCGGTTATCCTCGGTGGTATGACTGGCGTGTTCACCCTGACCGTCCTGCACGGTGGCCTGGTTTCTCCGGCTTCTCCGGGTTCTATCCTGGCCGTGCTGGCGATGACGCCAAAAGGTGCTTACTTCGCTAACGTCACCGCGATCATCGCTGCGTTTGCTGTCTCTTTTGTCATCTCTTCTATCCTGCTGAAAACCAGCAAAGTGAAAGAAGAGGACGATATCGAAGCGGCCACCAAACGTATGCAGGACATGAAAGCACAGTCCAAAGGCCAGAGCGTAGCGGGTGCACCGGTTGCCGGTGATGCCATGAGCGTTGACCTGAACCACGTGCGTAAAATCATCGTTGCCTGTGACGCCGGTATGGGTTCCAGTGCCATGGGTGCAGGTGTGCTGCGTAAGAAAGTTCAGGATGCCGGTCTGAGCAACATTTCGGTGACCAACAGCGCCATCAACGCCCTGCCGGGTGATGTGGACCTGGTGATTACCCACCGTGACCTGACTGAACGTGCGATGCGCCAGGCACCACAGGCTCAGCATATTTCGTTGAACAACTTCCTCGACAGCGCACTGTACACCAATCTGACCGAGCGTCTGGTGGCGGCCAACCGCAGCGAAGCGCATCGCGAAACCGTGCAGACCACGCTGGCTGACAGCTTCGACGCCGGTAACGCCCATCTGTTCAAACTGGGTGCGAACAACGTGTTCCTCGGCCTGAGTGCCAGCAGCAAAGAGCAGGCGATTCGCTTTGCGGGTGAGCAGCTGGTGAAAGGCGGTTACGTGCAGCCGGAATACGTGGATGCGATGCTGGAGCGTGAAAAGCTGACCCCGACTTACCTCGGTGAGTCGATTGCTGTGCCGCACGGCACCGTGGAAGCAAAAGACCGCGTGTTGAAAACCGGCGTGGTGTTCTGCCAGTATCCGGCAGGTGTGCAGTTCGGTGAAGAGTCTGACGAAGTGGCTCGCCTGGTGATTGGTATTGCTGCGCGCAATAACGAACACATCCAGGTGATTACCAGCCTGACTAACGCGCTGGACGACGAAAGCGTGATTGAGAAGCTGGCGAACACCACCAACGTGCAGGACGTACTGGATTTGCTGTCCGGTAGCAAAACCACCGCCTGA
- a CDS encoding DUF3053 domain-containing protein, protein MASGISRIWMRSGMLVVTLLAVLQLTACGDKEGDQRKAFTDFLQNTVMRSGEHLPSLSENQKQTFGNYASDYAILYGFSQQVNQAVEQGMRPVVDELAAIRVPQDYLTRRDTLRQASGNLSVLTQQIQSAKMQADSSHAALKQPDDLKKVYDSVFAKVVTQPASTLIPLLPQLQALSQAAVQTGDYLQSQGTRVTFNDGGVQFPTQDQATQYNTLMSTLSSNAQALTQAQNTVQSGFQ, encoded by the coding sequence ATGGCGTCAGGAATTTCCCGCATCTGGATGCGTAGCGGCATGCTGGTCGTTACGCTACTCGCAGTGCTGCAACTTACCGCCTGTGGCGACAAAGAGGGCGATCAACGTAAAGCCTTTACTGATTTTCTGCAGAACACGGTGATGCGCAGCGGCGAGCATCTGCCCAGTCTAAGCGAAAACCAGAAGCAAACTTTCGGCAACTACGCGAGTGATTACGCCATTCTGTATGGCTTCTCCCAGCAGGTAAATCAGGCCGTGGAGCAGGGTATGCGCCCGGTGGTCGACGAACTGGCGGCCATTCGCGTTCCGCAGGATTACCTGACGCGCCGCGATACGCTGCGCCAGGCCAGCGGCAATCTGAGCGTGCTGACGCAGCAAATTCAGAGCGCCAAAATGCAGGCTGACAGCAGCCATGCCGCGCTGAAACAGCCGGATGATCTGAAAAAGGTGTATGACAGCGTCTTTGCCAAAGTGGTCACCCAACCGGCCAGCACCCTGATCCCTCTGCTGCCACAGTTGCAGGCGTTGAGCCAGGCCGCTGTCCAGACCGGTGATTACCTGCAATCGCAGGGAACGCGTGTGACCTTCAACGACGGTGGCGTACAGTTCCCGACTCAGGATCAGGCCACGCAGTACAACACCTTGATGAGCACCCTCTCCAGCAACGCCCAGGCTCTGACCCAGGCGCAGAATACCGTTCAAAGCGGTTTTCAGTAA